A single window of Syntrophus aciditrophicus SB DNA harbors:
- a CDS encoding regulatory protein RecX, translating into MTPAGGPEEDPREKARQKAWRLLQIRPHSERELWRKLRERGFHSDVLEDVFAELKRCRYLDDPAYALQKARHLAMDRLLGDRRIVCTLREKGLDAGLIAKAIAEIRETFPETEALRRLIRRKIQNGTFADPDDRMMQKMIRSLWGRGFSTGLIFEILKRMKEEEDLNDQSGV; encoded by the coding sequence ATGACCCCCGCTGGAGGACCGGAAGAAGACCCAAGGGAAAAAGCCCGGCAGAAGGCCTGGCGTCTGCTGCAGATTCGGCCTCACAGCGAAAGGGAGCTCTGGAGAAAGCTCCGGGAGCGGGGATTTCATTCCGACGTTCTGGAGGACGTCTTTGCGGAACTGAAACGCTGCCGCTACCTGGATGATCCCGCCTATGCCCTGCAGAAGGCGCGGCATCTCGCCATGGACCGGTTGCTCGGTGACCGGAGGATCGTCTGCACCCTCCGGGAAAAGGGACTCGATGCCGGCCTGATCGCCAAGGCCATTGCGGAGATCCGTGAAACTTTTCCCGAAACCGAGGCCCTGCGGCGGTTGATCCGCAGGAAGATTCAAAACGGCACGTTTGCCGACCCGGACGATCGGATGATGCAGAAAATGATTCGAAGCCTGTGGGGAAGAGGTTTTTCCACGGGTCTCATATTTGAGATTTTAAAGCGTATGAAAGAGGAGGAAGATTTGAATGATCAAAGCGGGGTCTGA
- the recA gene encoding recombinase RecA — translation MGTDGDRAKAVDLAISQIERQFGKGSIMRLGAKERIEDIAVIPTGALSLDIALGIGGVPRGRIIEIFGPESGGKTTLALHIIAEAQKRNGLAAFIDAEHALDVSYARKIGVNTDDLLISQPDTGEQALEIAETLVRSGALDILVVDSVAALVPKAEIEGEMGDAQMGLQARLMSQALRKLTGSISKSNTTVIFINQLRMKIGVFFGNPETTTGGNALKFYASMRLDIRKSGSIKSGQDVIGMRTKVKVVKNKVAPPFRETEFDILFGEGISKAGDILDLAAESGIVEKSGAWYSYGGERIGQGRDNTRNFLKEHPDILVRIEEQVRSEHGLKPRLQEQEEPAK, via the coding sequence ATGGGAACAGATGGAGACAGGGCAAAGGCGGTGGATCTGGCAATAAGTCAGATCGAAAGGCAGTTCGGAAAGGGGTCTATCATGCGCCTGGGGGCGAAAGAGCGGATCGAGGACATTGCGGTCATTCCGACCGGAGCACTCAGTCTGGATATCGCGCTGGGCATCGGCGGCGTCCCCCGGGGACGCATCATCGAAATTTTCGGTCCTGAATCCGGGGGAAAGACGACCCTGGCCCTGCATATTATTGCGGAAGCACAGAAGCGGAACGGACTGGCGGCCTTCATCGATGCCGAACACGCCCTGGATGTTTCCTACGCCCGAAAAATCGGCGTCAACACCGACGATCTGCTGATTTCCCAGCCGGATACCGGGGAGCAGGCCCTGGAGATCGCGGAAACCCTGGTTCGCAGCGGAGCCCTGGATATCCTCGTTGTGGATTCCGTGGCCGCCCTGGTCCCCAAGGCGGAAATCGAAGGGGAAATGGGCGATGCCCAGATGGGGCTGCAGGCCAGACTGATGTCCCAGGCCCTGCGGAAACTCACCGGCAGCATCAGCAAATCCAACACGACGGTTATCTTCATCAACCAGCTGCGAATGAAGATCGGCGTATTCTTCGGCAACCCGGAAACGACGACCGGCGGCAACGCCCTGAAATTCTACGCTTCCATGCGCCTCGACATCCGCAAGTCCGGTTCCATCAAATCGGGGCAGGATGTCATCGGCATGCGGACCAAGGTGAAGGTCGTGAAAAACAAGGTCGCGCCGCCCTTCCGGGAGACGGAATTCGACATCCTCTTCGGCGAGGGGATTTCCAAGGCCGGGGATATTCTCGATCTGGCCGCGGAAAGCGGGATCGTGGAAAAGAGCGGCGCCTGGTACTCCTACGGGGGAGAGCGGATCGGCCAGGGCCGGGACAACACCAGGAACTTTTTAAAGGAGCATCCCGATATTCTGGTCCGGATCGAGGAACAGGTGCGAAGCGAACACGGTCTGAAGCCCCGGTTGCAGGAACAGGAAGAACCTGCTAAATGA
- the thpR gene encoding RNA 2',3'-cyclic phosphodiesterase, with translation MTEFEPIRAFLAIEPPEAVRQAMAAVQNRLKYCMSGAISWVRPEGIHLTLKFFGNIAETDVDRISAAVGPVASRFAPLDLQVRQVGLFPDFRRPRVVWMGLEGDISALKALQQEVDKQLARYGFHREDRDFRAHLTLARIKSSRGLSGLDRVMKKSDGYEAGRFRAAGLTLFRSDLTPQGAIYSKLAGYPFQSGE, from the coding sequence GTGACCGAATTTGAGCCCATCCGGGCCTTTCTGGCCATTGAACCGCCGGAGGCCGTGCGGCAGGCCATGGCCGCCGTGCAGAACCGGTTGAAATATTGCATGAGCGGCGCCATCAGTTGGGTCCGTCCGGAAGGCATCCATCTGACTCTGAAATTTTTCGGCAACATCGCCGAAACGGATGTCGACCGGATCAGCGCCGCCGTCGGACCCGTCGCGTCCCGCTTTGCACCCTTGGATCTGCAGGTGCGGCAGGTCGGGCTGTTTCCGGATTTCCGACGCCCGCGCGTTGTCTGGATGGGTCTGGAGGGGGACATCAGTGCGCTGAAAGCCTTGCAGCAAGAGGTCGATAAGCAACTGGCGCGCTACGGATTCCACCGCGAGGATCGTGACTTCCGCGCCCATCTGACGCTGGCTCGGATCAAATCCAGCCGGGGGTTATCCGGCCTTGACCGGGTGATGAAAAAAAGCGATGGATATGAAGCGGGCCGTTTCCGGGCTGCAGGACTGACACTTTTCCGCAGTGATCTGACGCCTCAGGGGGCCATTTACAGCAAGCTGGCCGGCTACCCCTTCCAAAGCGGCGAATAA
- a CDS encoding competence/damage-inducible protein A: MRIGILTIGNELITGRIKDANASYIAREMNIQGWRVPILMSVDDDEAAIKTALDHILGMADAVIVTGGLGPTADDKTTAAVARAYGLKLYRDEAVLRRIRGIFERYGFHWAPGNDKQADFPEGAELIANPVGTAWGFSLNVQGKLIAVLPGVPGELRRMLPEGVLPILRRMFPAAVSAVATRTFKLTGISEAEVDSKLADADLEGQGVEVGFYPDFPELRLVLTVRKKTEAEAQSILKNAEAQAVQRLERQIFACDDETLEGAVAALLTERKLTLAVAESCTGGLITDRLTDISGSSVFLERGAVTYSNLAKTELLGVPESILGEHGAVSEPTARLMAEGVRRLGHTDLGLATTGIAGPTGGTEQKPLGTVFIALADGRETLCRHYHFRWGDRRRVKVATSQAALMMLKRYLAAGSAPKK; encoded by the coding sequence ATGCGGATTGGCATTTTGACTATCGGCAACGAATTGATCACCGGCAGAATAAAAGACGCCAATGCTTCCTATATCGCCCGGGAAATGAACATCCAGGGCTGGCGGGTCCCGATCCTGATGTCCGTGGATGACGACGAAGCAGCCATCAAAACCGCGCTGGACCATATCCTCGGCATGGCGGATGCCGTCATTGTGACGGGCGGCCTGGGGCCGACGGCAGATGACAAGACCACGGCGGCCGTTGCCAGGGCATACGGACTGAAGCTGTACAGAGATGAAGCCGTCCTCCGGCGGATCCGGGGAATTTTTGAACGGTACGGCTTCCACTGGGCCCCCGGCAACGACAAACAGGCGGACTTTCCTGAAGGGGCGGAACTCATCGCCAATCCGGTGGGAACGGCCTGGGGATTTTCCCTGAACGTTCAGGGAAAGCTTATCGCCGTGCTCCCTGGTGTACCGGGAGAGTTGAGACGGATGCTGCCTGAAGGCGTGCTGCCGATTCTCCGCCGGATGTTTCCGGCAGCCGTTTCGGCCGTGGCCACCCGGACCTTTAAACTCACCGGCATTTCGGAAGCCGAAGTGGATTCGAAACTCGCCGATGCCGATCTGGAGGGTCAGGGGGTGGAGGTCGGTTTCTATCCCGATTTCCCGGAACTCCGTCTGGTGCTAACGGTAAGGAAGAAAACGGAGGCCGAGGCGCAGTCGATCCTGAAAAATGCCGAAGCACAGGCGGTGCAGCGACTGGAGCGCCAGATCTTCGCCTGCGACGACGAAACCCTGGAAGGCGCCGTGGCGGCCCTGCTGACCGAAAGAAAACTGACTCTGGCCGTGGCGGAATCATGTACGGGAGGCCTCATCACAGACCGTCTGACGGACATCTCCGGAAGTTCGGTCTTTCTGGAGCGGGGTGCGGTCACCTACAGCAACCTCGCCAAGACGGAACTGCTCGGCGTCCCGGAATCAATCCTCGGGGAGCATGGCGCCGTCAGCGAACCCACCGCCAGACTGATGGCGGAGGGCGTTCGCAGACTGGGGCACACTGATCTCGGCCTGGCCACGACAGGCATTGCCGGGCCGACCGGGGGAACCGAGCAGAAGCCTTTGGGAACAGTGTTTATAGCCCTGGCGGATGGCCGGGAAACCCTTTGCCGGCACTATCACTTCCGCTGGGGGGATCGGCGGCGGGTCAAGGTCGCGACGTCTCAGGCGGCACTGATGATGCTGAAACGGTATCTTGCAGCCGGAAGCGCTCCGAAGAAATAA
- a CDS encoding phosphatidylglycerophosphatase A family protein: protein MKIAATGLGAGYAPFAPGTVGTIVGIPLYLALSSLSRPFHLLAILVLTGLAIWISQKAEVLFQKKDSPRIVIDEIIGLQYTLALAAPTLLHVISGFLLFRFFDIVKVFPARTAQDRLPGGYGVVADDVVAGIYGAALLRLLTGLWG from the coding sequence ATCAAGATCGCCGCAACCGGACTGGGAGCCGGTTACGCCCCCTTTGCACCGGGAACTGTGGGAACGATCGTGGGCATTCCCCTTTACCTGGCCCTTTCGTCCTTATCCAGGCCGTTTCATCTTCTTGCCATTCTGGTGTTGACGGGTCTGGCCATCTGGATTTCCCAGAAGGCGGAAGTCCTCTTTCAGAAAAAGGATTCTCCTCGAATCGTCATCGATGAGATTATCGGTCTCCAGTACACCCTGGCGCTGGCCGCGCCGACCCTTCTGCATGTGATCAGCGGATTTCTGCTCTTTCGATTTTTCGATATCGTCAAAGTCTTCCCGGCACGAACCGCTCAGGACAGATTGCCCGGCGGTTACGGCGTTGTGGCGGATGATGTGGTTGCGGGGATTTACGGCGCTGCCCTGCTCCGGCTGTTGACGGGGTTATGGGGATGA
- a CDS encoding DUF4332 domain-containing protein — protein sequence MRVEEIRGIEVAVVEKLNALGIKTAEDLLTAGKTPAERKDLAAKIGVDPKVVLGMVNRADLARVKGIGEVYSNLLEKAGVDTVVELAKRVPSNLHAKLAEQAKEGDATRTPTLAQVEDWVKQAKELGRAIEY from the coding sequence ATGCGCGTTGAGGAGATTCGTGGGATAGAGGTCGCTGTGGTGGAGAAGTTGAATGCCCTTGGCATCAAAACAGCGGAGGATTTGCTGACAGCCGGTAAAACCCCGGCTGAGCGCAAAGATCTGGCAGCCAAAATCGGCGTCGATCCGAAGGTCGTGCTCGGAATGGTGAACCGTGCCGATCTGGCTCGTGTCAAGGGCATCGGAGAGGTTTACAGCAATCTGCTGGAAAAGGCAGGGGTGGACACTGTAGTCGAACTGGCAAAGCGCGTGCCGTCCAATCTGCACGCCAAACTGGCTGAGCAGGCGAAAGAGGGCGATGCAACACGAACCCCCACCCTCGCCCAGGTCGAGGACTGGGTCAAGCAGGCAAAGGAACTGGGACGGGCAATCGAATACTGA
- a CDS encoding anaerobic nitric oxide reductase flavorubredoxin: MGFRITDTVSWVGKVDWETRKFHGEEYTMQRGTSYNAYLVRGGKTALIDAVWGPFAEEFVENLQKEIDLDEIDFIVANHGETDHSGALPALMSRISDRPIYCTANCIKSLKGQYHQDWDFRTVKTGDKLSLESQELIFIEAPMLHWPDSMFCYLTGDKILFSNDAFGQHLAAEHRFNDLVDQAELYQEAIKYYANILTPFSMLVEKKIKEILALNLPVEMICPSHGIIWRQDPLQIVNTYLKWAAAWQENQITILYDTMWNGTRRMAESLAEGIHAADPSATVKLYNVARSDKTEVMAEVFKSRAILVGSSTINRGMLSSVAAVLEEMRGLAFKKKKAMAFGAYGWSGEAVRQISQRLGDAGFAVLNDGLRLLWNPDDGGIEECVRVGKSFVEQLKSDVVS, encoded by the coding sequence ATGGGCTTCAGGATTACGGATACAGTTTCTTGGGTTGGAAAGGTGGACTGGGAAACCAGGAAATTCCATGGCGAAGAGTACACCATGCAACGGGGCACCTCCTATAATGCTTATCTTGTCCGCGGCGGGAAAACGGCTCTGATTGATGCCGTGTGGGGGCCTTTCGCCGAAGAGTTTGTGGAGAATCTCCAGAAAGAGATTGATTTGGACGAAATTGACTTTATCGTGGCGAATCATGGCGAGACAGATCACAGCGGGGCTCTGCCCGCCCTGATGAGCCGGATTTCCGACAGGCCGATTTACTGCACGGCCAACTGCATCAAATCCCTGAAGGGGCAGTATCATCAGGACTGGGATTTCCGGACGGTCAAGACGGGAGACAAACTCAGTCTGGAGTCTCAGGAGCTGATTTTCATTGAAGCACCCATGCTCCACTGGCCGGACAGCATGTTCTGCTATCTGACCGGCGATAAAATCCTCTTCAGCAATGACGCCTTCGGACAGCATCTGGCCGCAGAACACCGTTTCAATGATCTGGTCGATCAGGCCGAACTCTATCAGGAAGCGATTAAATATTATGCCAATATCCTGACCCCCTTCAGCATGCTTGTGGAGAAGAAGATCAAGGAAATCCTGGCTCTGAATCTCCCTGTCGAGATGATCTGTCCGAGTCATGGCATTATCTGGAGGCAGGATCCCCTCCAGATTGTGAACACCTACCTGAAATGGGCGGCGGCCTGGCAGGAAAATCAGATTACGATCCTGTACGACACTATGTGGAACGGGACGCGCCGGATGGCGGAATCCCTGGCCGAAGGCATCCATGCCGCCGATCCGTCGGCAACGGTAAAACTTTACAATGTGGCCCGTTCCGACAAAACGGAGGTTATGGCCGAGGTTTTTAAATCCCGGGCGATTCTGGTTGGATCTTCCACGATCAACCGGGGCATGCTCTCTTCTGTCGCTGCCGTTCTGGAAGAGATGCGGGGGCTGGCGTTCAAAAAAAAGAAGGCGATGGCCTTCGGCGCGTATGGATGGAGTGGAGAAGCCGTCAGGCAGATTTCCCAGAGACTGGGAGATGCGGGTTTTGCGGTTCTTAATGACGGGCTGCGGCTGTTATGGAATCCCGACGACGGAGGCATCGAAGAGTGCGTGCGGGTCGGGAAGAGTTTTGTGGAACAATTGAAATCAGATGTCGTTTCCTGA
- the wrbA gene encoding NAD(P)H:quinone oxidoreductase: protein MKIMVVYYSAYGHVHRLAEAVAEGASEIVDVEVVMRRVPETLPEALLKKIGVFEAQQAFAHVPVCEVAELETADAILFGTPARFGNMCGQMRSFLDATGGLWAKGALVGKVGSVFTSTGTQHGGQESTILSFHTTLLHHGMIIVGLPYTFQGQSRNDEITGCSPYGASTIAGSANDRWPTENELAGANFQGRHVACIAGKLFQ from the coding sequence ATGAAGATTATGGTTGTTTATTACTCGGCCTACGGTCACGTGCACCGTCTGGCCGAGGCCGTGGCTGAAGGGGCGAGTGAAATCGTTGACGTCGAGGTCGTAATGCGGCGTGTTCCGGAAACCCTTCCTGAAGCACTTCTGAAGAAGATCGGTGTTTTTGAAGCTCAGCAGGCCTTTGCCCATGTTCCCGTCTGTGAGGTGGCGGAACTGGAGACGGCGGATGCGATTCTCTTCGGCACTCCCGCCCGCTTCGGGAATATGTGCGGACAGATGCGCTCCTTTCTGGATGCAACGGGCGGCCTGTGGGCCAAAGGGGCGCTGGTCGGCAAGGTGGGCAGTGTTTTCACCAGTACGGGTACGCAGCACGGCGGTCAGGAGTCCACCATTCTCAGCTTCCATACGACACTCCTTCATCACGGTATGATCATTGTGGGACTGCCGTATACGTTTCAGGGGCAGTCAAGGAATGACGAGATTACAGGTTGTTCACCCTACGGCGCATCCACGATTGCCGGGTCAGCGAATGATCGATGGCCCACCGAAAATGAACTGGCCGGAGCGAATTTTCAGGGGCGTCATGTGGCCTGCATTGCCGGGAAACTTTTTCAGTAA
- a CDS encoding DedA family protein: protein MEIAVNFIDFFIHLDRYLQLLISNFGIWTYVIIFLIIFCETGLVVTPFLPGDSLLFGLGALAATGALEVELLLMAIPVAAVAGDNVNYTLGKFIGPRVFHQEKSRFFKKEYLDRTHRFYERYGGKTIIIARFVPIVRTFSPFVAGIGQMAYPRFLAYSVSGGLAWVAFFILGGFYFGNLPLIKENFTLVILAIIGISIMPGLFEFVRRRREMTAG from the coding sequence ATGGAAATCGCAGTTAATTTCATTGATTTTTTTATTCATCTCGACAGGTATCTTCAGCTCCTGATTTCAAATTTCGGCATATGGACCTACGTCATCATTTTTCTGATTATTTTCTGTGAAACGGGGCTTGTCGTGACGCCCTTTCTGCCGGGAGATTCTCTCCTTTTCGGGTTGGGAGCCCTGGCCGCCACCGGCGCCCTGGAAGTGGAATTGCTGCTGATGGCCATTCCTGTTGCGGCGGTGGCCGGAGATAATGTGAACTATACCCTGGGTAAATTTATCGGACCTCGAGTCTTTCATCAGGAAAAATCCCGTTTTTTCAAGAAGGAATATCTCGATCGAACCCACCGGTTTTACGAACGGTATGGGGGAAAAACCATCATTATCGCGCGATTTGTTCCCATTGTGCGTACATTTTCCCCTTTTGTGGCCGGGATAGGCCAAATGGCCTATCCCCGGTTTCTTGCCTACAGCGTATCGGGGGGGCTTGCCTGGGTAGCCTTTTTTATCCTGGGCGGCTTTTACTTTGGGAATCTTCCTTTAATTAAAGAAAATTTCACCCTGGTTATCCTGGCGATCATCGGAATATCTATCATGCCCGGTCTGTTCGAATTTGTCCGTCGCCGCAGGGAGATGACAGCCGGTTAA
- a CDS encoding NAD-dependent malic enzyme encodes MPEGTDALSRLMAAVGRVGGEIMEMKTPAQNDGKIVREILVYAPDEDREREILKTIGALEGFRTFDVIDCTFLRHTGGKIEVVSKIPMANRDDLAMAYTPGVARISLAVSEDIERAYDLTIRKNTVAIVTDGSAVLGLGDIGPEAALPVMEGKAVLFKSFGGVDAFPICLNTKNPEEIIQAVKWIAPGFGGINLEDISAPRCFEIEQRLKKELDIPVFHDDQHGTAVVILAGLINALKIVGKRIEEITVVVNGLGAAGIASISLLSAAGVRKIIGCDRGGILYRGRQEDMNPFKAELALTTNPEGLKGGLADALRGADVFIGLSRPGLLQGKDISKMARDPIVFAMANPVPEILPEEAEPYAAVVATGRSDYNNQVNNVLCFPGLFRGALDCHARDINQEMLLAAVHAIATAVKADALRRDFIIPSIFDPTVQPRVAAAVMEAARKTGAARSRKAYISPINRS; translated from the coding sequence ATGCCGGAAGGAACCGATGCCCTTTCACGACTCATGGCCGCAGTTGGCAGGGTGGGCGGCGAGATCATGGAAATGAAGACGCCTGCCCAGAATGATGGAAAGATTGTCCGGGAAATTCTTGTTTACGCGCCTGACGAAGACAGAGAACGGGAAATTCTGAAAACCATCGGAGCCCTGGAAGGATTCCGAACCTTTGATGTGATTGACTGCACCTTTCTCAGGCACACGGGAGGGAAAATCGAGGTGGTCAGCAAAATTCCAATGGCAAACCGCGATGACCTGGCCATGGCCTATACCCCCGGCGTCGCGCGGATATCCCTCGCTGTTTCGGAGGATATCGAACGAGCCTATGATCTGACCATCAGAAAAAACACCGTTGCGATCGTCACCGACGGATCGGCCGTCCTCGGGCTCGGGGATATCGGTCCTGAAGCCGCGTTGCCGGTCATGGAAGGGAAAGCCGTATTGTTCAAAAGCTTCGGCGGCGTTGACGCCTTCCCCATTTGCCTGAATACAAAAAATCCGGAAGAAATCATCCAGGCTGTAAAATGGATTGCCCCCGGTTTCGGAGGGATCAATCTGGAAGACATTTCCGCGCCCCGCTGCTTCGAAATCGAGCAGCGTCTGAAAAAGGAACTCGATATCCCCGTTTTCCATGACGATCAGCACGGTACGGCAGTCGTTATCCTCGCCGGCCTGATCAATGCCCTGAAAATCGTCGGCAAACGGATCGAGGAAATCACCGTCGTCGTCAACGGCCTGGGAGCGGCCGGCATCGCCTCCATTTCTCTGCTGTCAGCCGCAGGGGTCAGAAAAATTATCGGCTGCGACCGTGGGGGAATTCTGTATCGGGGAAGGCAGGAAGACATGAATCCATTCAAGGCCGAACTCGCCCTGACAACCAATCCGGAAGGGTTGAAAGGCGGTCTGGCTGACGCCCTGCGGGGCGCCGACGTCTTCATCGGTTTGTCCCGTCCCGGCCTGCTTCAAGGAAAGGATATCTCGAAAATGGCAAGGGATCCGATCGTCTTTGCCATGGCCAATCCGGTTCCCGAAATTCTGCCTGAAGAAGCGGAGCCCTATGCCGCTGTCGTGGCAACGGGTCGCTCCGATTACAACAACCAGGTGAACAATGTCCTGTGCTTCCCCGGCCTTTTCCGGGGAGCCCTGGACTGTCACGCCCGGGACATCAATCAGGAAATGCTGCTGGCCGCGGTTCACGCCATCGCTACGGCCGTTAAAGCCGATGCGCTGAGGCGGGATTTTATCATCCCCAGCATTTTTGATCCCACCGTCCAGCCCCGGGTCGCCGCGGCAGTCATGGAGGCCGCCAGAAAGACCGGCGCTGCCCGTTCCCGTAAAGCGTATATTTCGCCGATCAATCGGAGTTGA